The following DNA comes from Nocardioides panzhihuensis.
GCTTCGCCGAGATGCCGATACGGCGAGCGACGCCGACGAGGGCCAGGGCCGACTCCGACCCCGGGCAGGTCACCTCCATCGAGGAGGACCGGCCCGGCTCGGTGAGCGAGCCGTGGGCCAGGAAGGCTCCGCGCCAGGCGGCGACGGCGTCGCAGGCCCCACCCGAGACGACGGCGGGCGGAAGGCCGCGCACCGGTCGGCCACGCTGGTCGAGAAGGCCGGTCTGGCGCGCCAGCGCCTCACCGTCCTTGACCACGCGCACGATGTAGCGGCTGCCCTTACGAAGCCCGCTCGCCTGGATGAGAGCCACCTCTGCCTCGTGACCGAAGACGTCGGCGATATCTCGCTTCAGCCTTCTGGCAGCCAGACCGGTGTCGAGCTCAGCCTCGACCACGATCCTGCCGGCCACGATGTGGATCCCCCCAGCGAACCTCAACGTCGAGGCAACCTCTGCCTTTCGGCAGCATGTCTTGGTGATCTGAGTGGAGGCCAGCTCGGCCTTCACCTGTCCCGTCATCGCCATGCCGGAGAGTCTTTCATTGTTGTCAACGACCCTCGAATCGGTTCCACGTCAGAGCCACTCCGCGCAGGCCCGGCAGAGGAGGATCGGCCGTCCTCAGCCCGCCCCGATCACCCTCGCGTACGCAGCGGCCAACCGCTCCGGGTCGTGGCGAGGGGTACCGTCAGCGACGGCGACGTCGGCGACCTCGACCCTCGCACCGCACTTCTCGGCCACCCGCCACAGCTCGTCGAGGCCGTCGAGGGAGGAGTCGACCAGAACCGTGTCGATCCGCAGGTCGGGGGCGTGGTCGAGGAGGACCTCGAGGTGCTCGGCCGGGCCGAAGCCGGTCGTCTCCCCCGGCTGCTCCCCGAGGTTGAGCACCACGACGATCT
Coding sequences within:
- the whiA gene encoding DNA-binding protein WhiA, which codes for MAMTGQVKAELASTQITKTCCRKAEVASTLRFAGGIHIVAGRIVVEAELDTGLAARRLKRDIADVFGHEAEVALIQASGLRKGSRYIVRVVKDGEALARQTGLLDQRGRPVRGLPPAVVSGGACDAVAAWRGAFLAHGSLTEPGRSSSMEVTCPGSESALALVGVARRIGISAKPREVRGVDRVVIRDGDAIGQLLTRLGAHESLMAWEERRMRREVRATANRLANFDDANLRRSARAAVAAGARVERALEILGDDIPDHLRQAGKLRLEHKQASLEELGQLHDPVLTKDAIAGRIRRLLAMADKRAEDLGIPDTEASLTAEMLAEDA